In a single window of the Balneolaceae bacterium genome:
- a CDS encoding adenine phosphoribosyltransferase, with protein sequence MESVRSSILELLNSRIRNIPDFPKPGIQFKDITPLLRDRDTLELTSQVLARPFRGTDIDMVVGLESRGFLFGTNLAQDLHAGFVPIRKPGKLPAETHEATYELEYGQDRLEIHTDAFEEGSSVLIHDDLIATGGSAQAATELVRHMGGKVAGYSFIIELADLGGRGRLPGDVPFEVLLSL encoded by the coding sequence ATGGAATCCGTACGCAGCAGCATACTCGAACTTCTGAATTCCAGGATCCGCAACATCCCCGACTTCCCCAAGCCGGGCATACAGTTCAAGGACATCACGCCGCTGCTGCGCGACCGCGACACCCTGGAGCTCACCTCGCAGGTTTTGGCGCGTCCTTTCAGGGGCACCGACATCGACATGGTGGTGGGCCTGGAATCCCGCGGTTTCCTTTTCGGCACCAACCTGGCGCAGGACCTTCACGCCGGTTTCGTCCCCATCCGGAAGCCCGGCAAGCTGCCGGCCGAGACCCACGAGGCCACCTACGAGCTGGAATACGGGCAGGACCGTCTTGAAATTCATACCGACGCCTTCGAGGAGGGCTCTTCCGTGCTTATTCACGACGACCTCATCGCGACGGGCGGATCGGCGCAGGCCGCCACCGAACTGGTACGCCACATGGGGGGAAAGGTGGCAGGTTACTCCTTTATTATCGAGCTGGCCGACCTGGGGGGAAGGGGCAGGCTTCCCGGCGACGTGCCCTTCGAAGTGCTCCTCTCCCTCTAG
- a CDS encoding AI-2E family transporter, which yields MNRSYPAWLKGTAVLVALFVLVQLLVYGKFILMPLAFAAFFAMLLDPLRDRFERWKLGRVGSILLSLLAALVVVAGLVFLLSTQIVQFADRLPEANERIQQISEQLTATAESLLGITPERQIAYMEQGLQQLVKGSGEYLSTAVGATTSVFTTLGLLPIFVFFMMYYRNLFRHFLHLVTSRRDSRSVDSVISDVQDVTQNYIIGMMTVISILAALNAIGLWIIGLENALFFAVFAAVLAVIPYIGIILGSIPAILWALLFSQTFWDPVAVIGVFAAVQFLEGNFITPNVIGSRVSINPFMALVALIIGGQIWGIAGMILFVPFLGILRCIFLEVEALKPYGFLLGGSADP from the coding sequence ATGAACCGTTCCTATCCCGCCTGGCTGAAGGGCACCGCCGTGCTGGTCGCCCTCTTTGTACTGGTGCAGCTGCTGGTCTACGGCAAGTTCATCCTGATGCCGCTGGCCTTCGCCGCCTTTTTTGCCATGCTGCTGGACCCTCTGCGCGACCGCTTCGAGCGGTGGAAACTGGGCCGGGTGGGCAGCATCCTGCTGAGCCTGCTCGCCGCCCTGGTGGTGGTTGCCGGACTTGTTTTTCTGCTCTCCACGCAGATTGTGCAGTTCGCTGACCGACTTCCGGAGGCCAACGAGCGCATCCAGCAGATAAGCGAACAGCTGACGGCGACGGCCGAATCGCTGCTGGGCATCACCCCCGAGCGTCAGATCGCCTACATGGAGCAGGGGCTGCAGCAGCTTGTCAAGGGCAGCGGGGAGTATCTCTCCACGGCCGTGGGGGCCACCACCAGTGTCTTCACCACGCTGGGACTGCTGCCCATCTTCGTCTTTTTCATGATGTACTACCGCAACCTCTTTCGGCACTTTCTGCACCTGGTCACCTCGCGGCGCGACAGCCGGTCGGTCGACTCGGTCATCTCCGACGTACAGGACGTCACCCAGAACTACATCATCGGCATGATGACCGTCATCTCCATCCTGGCCGCACTCAACGCCATCGGACTCTGGATCATCGGCCTGGAGAACGCCCTCTTTTTTGCGGTTTTCGCCGCCGTGCTGGCCGTCATACCCTATATCGGCATCATCCTGGGAAGCATTCCCGCCATACTGTGGGCTCTTCTATTTTCACAGACGTTCTGGGATCCGGTGGCGGTGATCGGCGTCTTTGCGGCGGTGCAGTTCCTGGAGGGTAACTTTATTACGCCCAATGTGATCGGCAGCCGGGTGAGCATCAATCCCTTCATGGCCCTGGTGGCGCTGATCATCGGGGGACAGATATGGGGCATAGCCGGCATGATTCTCTTTGTGCCCTTCCTGGGTATCCTGCGCTGCATCTTCCTGGAAGTGGAGGCCCTTAAGCCCTACGGCTTCCTGCTGGGAGGCAGCGCTGACCCCTGA
- a CDS encoding RimK/LysX family protein, which translates to MDSNLRIIGRHVTVDFPQWNYTGLEAKVDTGAYSSSLHCHRVEAIQKGDGQEDWVRLWLLDPSCENYRSEPIEVPVRRRKTVRSSNGVSEERIFIHAAVRLFGSEISADFSLADRTGMKYAVLLGRKVLKGRFLVDVSRTGSAPLTESD; encoded by the coding sequence ATGGACAGCAATTTGCGAATTATCGGCCGGCACGTCACCGTGGACTTTCCGCAGTGGAACTACACCGGCCTGGAGGCAAAAGTCGATACCGGCGCTTACTCCTCCAGCCTGCACTGCCACCGGGTGGAGGCCATTCAAAAGGGAGACGGACAGGAGGACTGGGTACGCCTGTGGCTGCTGGATCCCTCCTGCGAAAACTATCGTTCGGAGCCCATTGAGGTGCCCGTCCGGCGCCGCAAGACCGTACGCAGCTCCAACGGGGTCTCTGAAGAAAGGATCTTCATCCACGCCGCCGTTCGTCTTTTTGGAAGCGAAATTTCGGCTGACTTCTCCCTGGCTGACCGTACCGGCATGAAGTACGCGGTGCTGCTGGGCCGGAAAGTCCTGAAAGGACGTTTCCTGGTGGACGTCTCACGCACCGGTTCTGCACCCTTAACCGAATCCGATTAA
- a CDS encoding lycopene cyclase family protein → MTERYDYIIAGAGAAGLSLAHHMLRPELSDRKILVVDLRLEPLNDKTWCFWHEGDPPFPDLVKRSWERGEVRMGDRTMPDRLLDHRYSCIRSWDFRRHILEELRGDDHFDLLEARIESLGNEKGRPTLRTGSRVFTAEYIFQSCLEPEPAAGGAAYPLRQHFLGWEVEAGKETFRPDRFVLMDFDETFTGGVAFIYLLPWSERRALVEYTVFSAGLLDESDYERKIELYLYNRYGIRRLDYRRTRTERGVIPMDDRIYPAWYAPGVLNVGTVGGLTKPSTGYTFTRIQRHSRQVAADLAAGRPPSPPPRPGRFHAYDLWLLQIMHERPRAALDIFEALFLNNDMDAVFAFLSERCSVARELKIMGSVPPLPFLRAIWKSRGPLLRWLLSRLQGSALPPSRKP, encoded by the coding sequence ATGACAGAGCGTTACGACTACATTATCGCCGGCGCCGGTGCGGCCGGGCTCAGCCTGGCGCATCACATGCTGCGGCCCGAACTGTCAGACAGGAAGATCCTGGTGGTGGACCTGCGCCTGGAGCCTCTCAACGACAAAACCTGGTGTTTCTGGCACGAGGGGGATCCTCCCTTCCCCGACCTGGTAAAGCGCTCCTGGGAGCGCGGGGAAGTGCGAATGGGCGATCGCACCATGCCTGACCGCCTGCTCGACCACCGCTACTCCTGCATACGCAGCTGGGATTTCCGCCGACACATCCTGGAAGAGCTGAGGGGTGACGACCATTTCGACCTTCTCGAAGCCCGTATTGAGAGTCTGGGCAACGAAAAGGGGCGACCTACGCTGAGGACCGGCAGTCGCGTCTTTACCGCTGAGTACATCTTCCAGAGTTGCCTGGAGCCCGAACCCGCCGCGGGAGGAGCAGCTTACCCTCTTCGTCAGCATTTCCTGGGCTGGGAAGTAGAGGCCGGGAAGGAGACTTTCCGCCCCGACCGCTTCGTGCTGATGGATTTCGACGAAACCTTCACCGGCGGGGTGGCCTTCATCTACCTGCTGCCCTGGTCGGAGCGCCGGGCGCTGGTGGAGTATACCGTCTTCTCAGCCGGACTGCTGGACGAGTCCGACTACGAGCGCAAGATCGAGCTCTACCTCTACAACCGCTACGGCATCCGCAGGCTGGACTATCGGCGCACGCGCACCGAACGGGGCGTCATTCCCATGGACGACCGGATCTATCCCGCCTGGTACGCCCCGGGCGTACTGAACGTGGGAACCGTCGGAGGTCTTACCAAGCCTTCAACGGGCTATACCTTCACCCGCATACAGCGACACAGCCGGCAGGTGGCGGCCGACCTGGCGGCGGGACGCCCGCCCTCGCCTCCCCCCCGGCCGGGACGCTTTCATGCCTACGATCTCTGGCTGCTTCAGATCATGCACGAGCGGCCCCGTGCGGCCCTGGATATCTTTGAAGCCCTTTTCCTGAACAACGATATGGACGCGGTCTTTGCCTTCCTGAGCGAGCGCTGCAGTGTGGCGCGGGAGCTGAAAATCATGGGCAGCGTACCTCCCCTGCCCTTTCTTCGCGCCATCTGGAAGAGCCGGGGCCCCCTGCTGCGCTGGCTGCTCAGCCGCCTTCAGGGGTCAGCGCTGCCTCCCAGCAGGAAGCCGTAG
- a CDS encoding vitamin B12-dependent ribonucleotide reductase, with protein sequence MEFKRHNTKEEWDQPYGDLEFVSRKSEIKNPDGSVVFSMDEVIVPKTWSQVSTDIIAQKYFRKAGVPAATERIAEEGVPEWIQGSKEDAGALKKLDEEDRYGSEHDSRQVFNRLAGCWTYWGWKHDYFDTEKDARIFYEELCYMLAHQMAAPNSPQWFNTGLHWAYGINGPAQGHYYVDGKSGELKRSEDAYTHPQPHACFIQSVRDDLVNEGGIMDLWVREARLFKYGSGTGSNFSKIRAEGEPLSGGGKSSGLMSFLKIGDKAAGSIKSGGTTRRAAKMVTLDLDHPDIEEYVNWKVREEQKVASMVTGSRVLEDHLKNIIRLCHKPVEIEGRTFNGAVSRDPTKNKELGQAIREARGDDVPLNYIERVVQLAEQGFTDLKFDTYDTDWDSEAYRTVSGQNSNNSVRVPNKFMQAVKEDKEWDLLWRTEKRDAEEEGREPEACKTIPARQLWDDIAYAAWSCADPGAQYHDTINEWHTCPEDGPINASNPCSEYMFLDNTACNLASLNLMKYFKTEECEEFDLELLQYASRMWTVVLELSVLMAQFPSKEIAELSYIYRTLGLGYANLGAALMVQGVPYDSDEGCAIAGALTSIMHMGAYATSAEMAEELGTFEAYERNAEPMKRVVRNHRRAAYNIDPDKYEGLTVKPMGIDASVCPDYLLKKAKEESDRAVKMGEEHGYRNAQVTCIAPTGTIGLVMDCDTTGIEPDFALVKFKKLAGGGYFKIINQSVPRALENLGYSDGEIDEIITYAKGHATLEGCPHINEESLRELGFGDEQISAVEEALPSSFDVKFAFNQWTLGEDFCREELGLEEDQLSNPQFNMLRHLGFDDDQVQEANDYVCGTMTVEGAPHLKDEHLPVFDCANRCGRTGTRYIKPGGHIRMMAAAQPFISGAISKTINLPNEATVEDFKDAYMESWELMLKANALYRDGSKLSQPLNSLSDVFEDLDEEDLEPSDEDTSKAQDAVVETAEKIIHKYVASRKRLPNRRSGYTQKVKIGGQSVYLRTGEYENGQLGEIFIDMHREGAAFRSLTNCFAIAISLGLQHGVPLEEFVDAFVFTKFDPSGSVQGNPHIKMTTSVIDYIFRELAVTYMGRDDLAHVPAEEILTRKLRPSEQEEADRERQGGADAEAPDSDENDPDSDQRDSSFHSPEYEPETVEDSPQDRSGNGKQGSYESDYERAKQLGYTGDSCPECGSMTMVRNGTCQKCITCGSTTGCS encoded by the coding sequence ATGGAATTTAAACGTCACAATACCAAAGAGGAGTGGGACCAACCCTACGGCGATCTCGAATTCGTCAGCCGCAAGTCGGAGATCAAGAACCCCGACGGTTCGGTGGTTTTCAGCATGGACGAGGTGATTGTTCCCAAGACCTGGTCGCAGGTCTCCACCGACATTATCGCACAGAAGTATTTCCGCAAGGCAGGCGTGCCCGCCGCGACCGAACGCATTGCAGAGGAGGGCGTGCCGGAGTGGATTCAGGGCTCAAAAGAAGATGCCGGCGCCCTGAAAAAGCTGGACGAAGAGGATCGCTACGGCAGCGAGCACGACAGCCGGCAGGTTTTCAACCGTTTGGCGGGCTGCTGGACCTACTGGGGGTGGAAGCACGACTATTTTGACACCGAAAAGGACGCGCGCATCTTTTATGAGGAGCTCTGCTATATGCTGGCCCACCAGATGGCGGCCCCCAACAGCCCCCAGTGGTTCAACACGGGCCTGCACTGGGCATACGGAATCAACGGTCCTGCCCAGGGACACTACTATGTAGACGGGAAATCAGGCGAGCTCAAGCGTTCGGAAGACGCCTACACCCACCCGCAGCCCCACGCCTGCTTTATTCAGAGCGTGCGCGATGATCTGGTCAACGAGGGCGGCATCATGGACCTCTGGGTGCGCGAGGCGCGCCTGTTCAAATACGGATCGGGCACCGGGAGCAACTTCTCCAAGATCCGAGCTGAAGGGGAGCCCCTTAGCGGCGGCGGGAAATCTTCGGGGCTGATGAGTTTTCTTAAGATCGGCGACAAGGCGGCCGGCTCCATCAAGTCGGGCGGCACCACGCGCCGGGCGGCCAAGATGGTCACGCTGGACCTGGATCATCCTGACATCGAAGAGTACGTGAACTGGAAGGTGCGCGAGGAGCAGAAGGTGGCTTCGATGGTCACCGGATCGCGCGTGCTGGAAGATCACCTGAAGAATATCATCCGGCTCTGCCACAAGCCCGTGGAGATCGAGGGGCGCACCTTCAACGGCGCCGTCAGCCGCGATCCCACCAAGAACAAGGAGCTGGGACAGGCCATCCGCGAGGCCCGCGGCGACGACGTGCCTCTCAACTACATCGAGCGCGTGGTACAGCTGGCCGAACAGGGCTTTACCGATCTGAAATTCGACACCTACGACACCGATTGGGATTCCGAGGCCTACCGCACCGTCAGCGGACAGAACTCCAATAATTCCGTGCGCGTGCCCAACAAGTTCATGCAGGCCGTCAAGGAGGACAAGGAGTGGGACCTCCTCTGGCGCACCGAGAAGAGGGATGCCGAAGAGGAGGGACGCGAGCCCGAAGCCTGCAAGACCATCCCGGCACGCCAGCTCTGGGACGACATCGCCTACGCGGCGTGGTCGTGCGCCGATCCCGGGGCCCAGTACCACGACACCATCAACGAGTGGCACACCTGCCCCGAAGACGGGCCCATCAACGCCAGCAATCCCTGCTCGGAGTACATGTTCCTGGACAATACAGCCTGCAACCTGGCCTCCCTGAACCTGATGAAGTACTTCAAGACCGAAGAGTGCGAGGAGTTCGACCTCGAGCTACTGCAGTACGCCTCGCGCATGTGGACGGTGGTGCTGGAGCTCTCTGTGCTCATGGCCCAGTTTCCCTCCAAGGAAATTGCCGAGCTCTCCTATATCTATCGCACGCTTGGGCTCGGCTATGCCAACCTGGGCGCCGCCCTCATGGTACAGGGGGTTCCCTACGACAGCGATGAGGGCTGCGCCATCGCCGGCGCACTCACCTCCATCATGCATATGGGGGCCTATGCCACCAGTGCAGAAATGGCCGAAGAGCTGGGTACCTTCGAAGCCTATGAACGCAACGCCGAACCCATGAAGCGTGTGGTGCGCAATCACCGGCGGGCGGCCTACAACATCGACCCCGACAAGTATGAGGGGCTCACCGTCAAGCCCATGGGCATTGACGCAAGTGTCTGCCCGGACTACCTGCTTAAAAAGGCCAAGGAGGAGTCTGACCGCGCCGTCAAGATGGGCGAGGAGCACGGCTATCGCAACGCACAGGTGACCTGCATCGCCCCGACCGGAACTATCGGACTGGTCATGGACTGCGACACCACGGGCATCGAGCCCGATTTCGCCCTGGTCAAATTCAAAAAGCTGGCCGGCGGCGGCTATTTCAAGATCATCAACCAGAGTGTTCCCCGCGCGCTTGAAAACCTGGGCTATTCGGACGGCGAGATCGACGAGATCATCACCTATGCAAAGGGACACGCTACCCTCGAGGGCTGCCCCCACATCAACGAGGAGAGCCTTCGCGAGCTGGGTTTCGGCGACGAACAGATCTCGGCGGTGGAGGAGGCCCTCCCCAGCAGCTTTGACGTCAAGTTCGCCTTCAACCAGTGGACGCTGGGCGAGGATTTCTGCCGCGAGGAGCTGGGCCTGGAAGAAGACCAGCTCTCCAACCCGCAATTCAACATGCTGCGGCACCTGGGCTTTGACGACGATCAGGTGCAGGAGGCCAACGACTACGTCTGCGGCACCATGACCGTGGAGGGCGCGCCCCACCTGAAGGACGAGCACCTGCCGGTCTTCGACTGCGCCAACCGCTGCGGCCGCACGGGCACCCGGTACATCAAACCCGGGGGACACATCCGCATGATGGCCGCGGCCCAGCCTTTTATTTCGGGCGCTATCTCCAAGACCATCAACCTGCCCAACGAGGCCACTGTGGAGGACTTCAAGGATGCCTACATGGAATCCTGGGAGCTCATGCTCAAGGCCAACGCCCTCTACCGCGACGGATCCAAACTGAGCCAGCCCCTCAACAGCCTCAGCGACGTCTTCGAGGATCTGGACGAGGAAGACCTGGAGCCCTCCGACGAGGATACCTCCAAAGCGCAGGACGCCGTGGTGGAAACAGCCGAGAAAATCATCCACAAGTACGTGGCCAGCCGCAAGCGGCTTCCCAACCGCCGCAGCGGCTACACGCAGAAGGTGAAGATCGGCGGTCAGAGCGTCTACCTGCGCACCGGCGAGTATGAGAACGGACAGCTGGGCGAGATCTTCATCGACATGCACCGCGAAGGCGCCGCCTTCCGGAGCCTCACCAACTGCTTCGCCATCGCCATCTCGCTTGGGCTGCAGCACGGCGTGCCCCTCGAGGAGTTCGTGGACGCTTTCGTGTTCACCAAGTTCGATCCGAGCGGTTCGGTTCAGGGCAATCCGCACATCAAAATGACCACCTCGGTCATCGACTACATCTTCCGGGAGCTGGCCGTCACCTACATGGGTCGCGACGACCTGGCGCATGTGCCCGCCGAGGAGATCCTCACGCGCAAGCTGCGCCCCTCCGAGCAGGAGGAGGCCGATCGCGAGCGGCAGGGCGGGGCGGATGCCGAAGCCCCCGATTCGGACGAAAACGACCCCGATTCGGACCAGCGCGATTCCAGTTTCCACTCACCCGAATACGAGCCGGAAACCGTGGAAGACAGTCCTCAAGACCGCAGTGGCAACGGCAAGCAGGGGAGCTACGAAAGCGACTACGAGCGTGCCAAGCAGCTGGGCTACACCGGCGACTCCTGCCCAGAGTGCGGGAGCATGACCATGGTCCGCAACGGCACCTGCCAGAAATGCATCACCTGCGGATCGACCACAGGCTGCTCGTAA
- a CDS encoding ABC transporter ATP-binding protein: MDARLLHTGDLEIGYRNGGGSPVVVASGLELDLHAGELICLLGPNGSGKSTLIRTLAGMHPSLGGKILLGGQNVGAMNAARRARYMSTVLTDRVTLGNLTVYNMVAFGRTPYTGWLGQLREEDHRKVRWAIGATGLEDFVARDISRLSDGERQKVMIARALAQDTPFILMDEPTAHLDLPNRVEIMQLLRRLAHETDKGILASTHELDLALKAADRVWLMNRDVSLWSGVPEDLVLDGTFEEVFRKESFDFDRSSGSFNIHRSPERELWVSGDPVPLFWTRRALEREGFRVREAKECTQAPLVEARSQGERSYRWTLDDGGGASRCFDSVSGLLEACRQLLSGKESKTR; encoded by the coding sequence ATGGACGCGAGGCTGCTGCATACCGGCGACCTGGAGATCGGCTACCGCAACGGCGGCGGGAGTCCGGTGGTCGTGGCTTCCGGGCTGGAGCTTGACCTTCATGCAGGGGAGCTGATCTGCCTGCTGGGACCCAACGGATCGGGCAAATCGACCCTCATCCGCACCCTGGCAGGCATGCACCCGTCCCTGGGCGGCAAGATCCTGCTGGGGGGGCAGAACGTAGGGGCCATGAACGCCGCACGACGCGCCCGTTATATGAGCACCGTTCTGACCGACCGGGTCACCCTGGGCAACCTCACCGTCTACAACATGGTGGCCTTCGGGCGCACACCCTACACGGGCTGGCTGGGACAGCTGCGGGAGGAGGACCACCGGAAGGTGCGCTGGGCCATTGGCGCCACCGGCCTGGAGGATTTTGTGGCGCGTGACATCTCGCGGCTCAGCGACGGAGAACGCCAGAAGGTGATGATTGCACGCGCACTCGCCCAGGACACGCCATTTATCTTAATGGACGAGCCCACGGCGCACCTCGACCTGCCCAATCGCGTGGAGATCATGCAGCTGCTGCGCCGACTGGCACACGAAACGGACAAGGGCATCTTGGCCTCCACCCATGAGCTCGACCTGGCCCTGAAAGCGGCCGACCGTGTATGGCTCATGAACCGCGACGTGAGTCTCTGGTCGGGCGTGCCCGAAGACCTGGTCCTGGACGGCACCTTCGAGGAGGTTTTCCGCAAGGAGAGCTTCGACTTCGACCGCAGCTCAGGCTCCTTCAATATTCACCGCAGTCCGGAGCGTGAACTGTGGGTGTCAGGCGACCCGGTTCCCCTTTTCTGGACGCGTCGCGCTCTTGAGCGCGAAGGCTTCCGGGTTCGCGAGGCGAAGGAGTGTACGCAGGCACCCCTGGTGGAGGCGCGGTCGCAGGGGGAGAGGAGCTACCGGTGGACCCTGGACGATGGGGGAGGGGCGTCTCGCTGTTTTGATTCCGTGTCCGGGCTGCTGGAGGCGTGCAGGCAACTGCTGTCCGGGAAGGAGAGTAAAACCAGGTGA
- a CDS encoding DUF885 family protein: protein MHDRDQRSLQAAIPCLILVLAALLLVPPAAAQERPGRMYTLIEQYDADRGSLGRTYVLENEEWFTRMENFYQDWLQRLEEVDYAALNVAEGIDYTLLRRNVESDRAALRAEAEAWRRASFAVPFEPMIARLERQRRVGEDPDGQRMARRLDSLAAAVTEARARVASMAPLSPERSEAAADAVENLRETLAYSWEFYHGYDPDVTWWAEKPYRRADSLLGGYRAFLQGYRADQSHRDDGSGIIGNPAGREAVMEMLAYEMIGYTPKELIDLANREFAWCQREMLKASRELGYGDDWRAALEHVKQSYVPAGKQPEMIYGLATGAVDFLEEHDLLTIPDLAKETWRMSMMSPERQRYAPFFLGGEVIQISYPTNTMEHELKMMSMRGNNPHFSRATVHHELIAGHHLQGFMNDRHRPYREQAFSTPFWTEGWALYWELRLWDMGFPRSPEDRIGMLFWRMHRSARIIFSLSYHLGEMSPQESIDFLVEKVGHERANAEAEVRRSFTGGYGPLYQIAYLVGGLQFRALHHEFVVNGDMSEKEFHDFILRQNALPVDMVRRAAGTQTGSRLLPSDWAFSVLPRT, encoded by the coding sequence ATGCATGACCGTGACCAACGAAGCCTGCAAGCTGCCATCCCCTGCCTGATACTGGTCCTGGCCGCCCTGCTGCTGGTACCGCCTGCCGCCGCCCAGGAGAGACCTGGGCGCATGTACACCCTGATCGAGCAGTATGATGCCGACCGGGGCAGCCTGGGACGTACCTACGTCCTGGAAAACGAAGAGTGGTTCACCCGAATGGAAAACTTCTACCAGGACTGGCTGCAGCGCCTGGAGGAGGTGGATTACGCCGCGCTCAACGTGGCTGAAGGCATCGACTACACCCTGCTCAGGCGTAACGTGGAAAGCGACCGGGCCGCGCTGCGAGCCGAGGCCGAAGCCTGGCGCCGGGCAAGCTTTGCGGTCCCCTTCGAACCCATGATTGCACGCCTGGAGCGGCAGCGCAGGGTAGGGGAGGACCCCGACGGTCAACGCATGGCCCGGCGCCTGGACAGCCTGGCAGCGGCCGTCACGGAGGCCCGCGCCAGGGTTGCCTCCATGGCGCCGCTCTCCCCGGAGCGCTCGGAGGCGGCGGCCGATGCCGTGGAGAATCTGCGTGAGACCCTGGCCTACAGCTGGGAATTTTATCACGGCTACGATCCCGACGTAACCTGGTGGGCCGAGAAACCCTACCGCCGCGCCGACTCCCTGCTCGGCGGCTACCGCGCCTTCCTGCAGGGGTACAGGGCCGACCAGAGTCACCGCGACGACGGCAGCGGCATTATCGGAAACCCCGCAGGCCGCGAGGCCGTGATGGAGATGCTGGCGTACGAGATGATAGGTTACACCCCCAAGGAACTCATCGATCTGGCCAACCGCGAATTCGCGTGGTGCCAGCGGGAGATGCTCAAGGCCTCCCGCGAACTGGGCTACGGGGACGACTGGCGGGCGGCCCTGGAGCACGTCAAGCAAAGCTACGTACCCGCCGGCAAGCAGCCCGAAATGATCTACGGGCTGGCCACGGGGGCGGTGGATTTCCTGGAGGAGCATGACCTGCTTACCATCCCGGACCTGGCCAAGGAGACCTGGCGCATGAGCATGATGTCGCCCGAGCGCCAGCGCTACGCGCCGTTTTTCCTGGGAGGGGAGGTGATCCAGATATCCTACCCCACCAACACCATGGAGCACGAGCTAAAAATGATGAGCATGCGCGGCAACAACCCCCATTTTTCCCGCGCCACGGTGCACCACGAGCTCATCGCCGGTCACCACCTGCAGGGATTTATGAACGACCGCCACCGGCCCTACCGTGAGCAGGCCTTCTCCACGCCTTTCTGGACGGAGGGATGGGCCCTCTACTGGGAGCTGCGATTATGGGACATGGGCTTTCCCCGCTCGCCAGAGGACCGCATCGGCATGCTCTTCTGGCGCATGCACCGCAGCGCACGCATCATCTTCTCGCTGAGCTACCATCTGGGTGAGATGTCGCCGCAGGAGAGCATCGATTTCCTGGTGGAGAAGGTGGGCCACGAGCGTGCCAACGCGGAGGCGGAGGTGCGCCGCTCCTTTACCGGGGGCTACGGACCCCTCTACCAGATCGCCTACCTGGTCGGGGGACTGCAGTTTCGCGCCCTGCACCATGAGTTTGTGGTAAACGGGGATATGAGCGAGAAGGAGTTCCACGATTTCATCCTGCGCCAGAACGCCCTGCCGGTGGACATGGTGCGCCGCGCTGCTGGGACGCAAACCGGGTCCCGACTACTACCCAGCGACTGGGCGTTCTCTGTCCTTCCGAGGACGTAG
- the tadA gene encoding tRNA adenosine(34) deaminase TadA, with amino-acid sequence MSHNGISLSSQHERYMMQAFRLAEQAYEEKEVPVGAVVVHRGRIIGKGYNQTERLKDPTAHAEMLAVSAACATLESKYLEECTLYVTLEPCPMCTGGLIWAKLPRLVFGAWDARAGACGSMFNLADHRKLNHRIEIIQGILEEDCEALMKTFFRERRS; translated from the coding sequence ATGTCACACAACGGCATCTCGTTGAGCAGCCAGCACGAGCGCTATATGATGCAGGCCTTCCGCCTGGCCGAGCAGGCCTACGAGGAGAAGGAGGTGCCTGTGGGCGCGGTTGTGGTACATCGGGGACGTATTATCGGCAAGGGCTATAACCAGACCGAAAGACTGAAGGACCCTACCGCCCATGCCGAGATGCTGGCCGTATCGGCCGCCTGCGCCACCCTGGAGTCAAAATACCTGGAAGAGTGCACACTCTATGTGACCCTGGAACCCTGTCCCATGTGTACCGGGGGACTGATCTGGGCGAAGCTTCCCCGGCTGGTCTTCGGGGCGTGGGACGCACGTGCGGGTGCCTGTGGCAGCATGTTCAATCTGGCCGACCACCGGAAGCTCAATCACCGCATCGAGATCATCCAGGGCATTCTTGAAGAGGACTGCGAGGCGCTTATGAAGACTTTTTTTCGCGAGCGCAGGAGCTGA